The Hymenobacter sp. GOD-10R genome includes a window with the following:
- a CDS encoding restriction endonuclease, which translates to MNSQDKGALFEEYIEKVYRLLLDLETSKDDEPIIISRNVKLLRHGYTDEIDIYYEFTKAKIRHRVAIECKNYSSPVEISKIRDFHGKIYRSQKITGVFISSNGFQSGAKSYAIEHGIILMVTSDLPNLFNLIGKRLEQIYLPNEYTKGEPFYVLMEMQNKVLTGSYHVVSFKDTPRSIMLFLSKNLAAEYIERTKEFDLVPRGIKQESYDFLIHFAKRMDLKFQLNIMRYPESGNTMSVFIEPDQLKSEFFD; encoded by the coding sequence GTGAACAGCCAAGATAAAGGTGCTCTTTTTGAAGAGTATATAGAAAAGGTTTATAGGCTTCTTTTAGATTTGGAAACAAGTAAAGATGACGAGCCTATTATAATTTCTCGTAATGTGAAATTATTGAGGCATGGTTATACGGATGAGATTGATATATACTATGAGTTTACCAAAGCCAAGATTAGACATAGGGTTGCAATTGAGTGCAAGAATTATTCATCGCCAGTTGAAATCAGCAAAATAAGAGATTTTCATGGTAAAATTTATAGATCGCAAAAGATTACTGGGGTTTTCATCTCTAGCAATGGATTTCAATCTGGAGCAAAAAGCTATGCTATAGAGCATGGTATTATTTTGATGGTGACTAGCGATTTGCCAAACTTATTTAATCTTATTGGAAAACGTTTAGAACAAATTTATTTACCTAATGAGTATACGAAAGGAGAACCATTCTATGTGCTTATGGAAATGCAAAACAAAGTTTTAACCGGTTCTTATCATGTAGTAAGCTTTAAGGATACTCCAAGATCGATAATGTTGTTTTTGTCTAAAAATTTGGCAGCTGAGTATATAGAAAGAACAAAGGAATTTGATCTGGTTCCAAGAGGGATAAAACAAGAGTCTTATGACTTCTTAATACATTTTGCTAAAAGGATGGATCTAAAATTTCAGTTGAATATAATGCGTTATCCTGAGAGTGGAAATACCATGTCGGTATTTATAGAGCCTGATCAATTGAAAAGCGAATTTTTTGATTAA
- the galB gene encoding beta-galactosidase GalB translates to MLRISALFPVVVGLLAAFSIDGEKLAVLTNHIFSKKIADADKPPYAVLATREHILINEGWKFFRYDSPEKADSLIYDVRPEVRNEQDSKAADSRPTEAVAVTANRTVLKPWILPTGNAFLKDPAKRHARPAGNPGGNFPFVQTQFNDQAWESVDLPHDWAIKGPFYVGEGVPIGGGMGRLPVQGVAWYRKKLQIPASDAGRTIYLDVDGAMSYAMVWMNGKLVGGWPYGYSSWRLDLTPYLIPGADNQLAIRLDNPPGSARWYPGGGIYRNVWLTKVNPVHVGQWGTVVKTRNVSKAAATIDLRVSVANKATSSASVDVATEIYALNANGEKTGRSLAKLAPTKATIRAQSADTVSGSVVITNPKLWGPPPTQTHNRYVAVTTVSAQGKTLDTYQTTFGIREVRFDPDKGLFVNGEHIVIKGVNQHHDLGALGAAFNVRAAERQLQLLREMGCNAIRMSHNPPAPELLELTDRLGFLVIDEVFDSWETKKTPLDFHLIFPDWHEQDLRALVRRDRNSPSVILWSFGNEVGEQYTGERGAAVARELHAIVKEEDPTRPTTVAMNYAKPDMPLPAVVDVISLNYQGEGIRYDGAYKGLKGITTPPLFPEFHKKFPGKMILSSENASALSSRGEYLLPVFNGNSAPVLDGQGGDPTTHQVSAYELYSVAFGSSADKVFATMAQHPYVAGGFVWTGWDYLGEPTPYYSSRSSYSGIIDLAGFKKDRFYLYQAYWRPEVPMAHLLPHWNWPQRLGQVVPVHVFTSGDEAELFLNGKSLGRKKKAAGEYRVRWDDVVYAPGELKVVAYKNGKRWAEDVVKTTGEAASLKLTADRATMDATGTGLIFVTAQLTDKNGLPVSNAKNKIQFFIEGPGEIVATDNGDAANIESFASPEREAFNGKCLVIVRGKKGQAGTIRLKAQASGLESATISLKSK, encoded by the coding sequence ATGCTCAGAATATCCGCGCTTTTTCCTGTCGTCGTTGGCTTGCTAGCAGCCTTTTCCATTGATGGTGAAAAGCTTGCTGTTTTAACTAATCATATTTTTTCCAAGAAGATAGCTGATGCCGATAAGCCACCTTATGCGGTGCTAGCAACTAGGGAGCATATCCTGATCAACGAAGGCTGGAAGTTCTTCCGGTACGACTCGCCCGAAAAGGCCGACAGCCTGATCTACGACGTGCGGCCGGAAGTGCGGAACGAGCAGGACAGCAAAGCCGCCGACTCCCGACCCACCGAAGCTGTGGCTGTGACGGCCAACCGAACCGTGCTCAAGCCGTGGATTCTGCCCACGGGCAACGCCTTTCTGAAAGACCCGGCCAAGCGCCACGCCCGCCCCGCCGGTAATCCGGGCGGCAACTTCCCATTTGTGCAGACGCAGTTCAACGACCAAGCGTGGGAAAGCGTGGATCTGCCGCACGACTGGGCCATCAAAGGGCCTTTCTACGTGGGTGAGGGGGTGCCCATTGGCGGGGGCATGGGCCGCTTACCGGTGCAAGGCGTGGCTTGGTACCGAAAGAAACTTCAGATTCCGGCCTCCGACGCAGGTCGCACCATTTACCTGGACGTGGACGGGGCCATGTCGTACGCCATGGTGTGGATGAATGGCAAGCTGGTGGGCGGCTGGCCCTACGGCTACTCGTCTTGGCGCCTGGACCTGACACCTTATCTCATTCCCGGTGCCGATAACCAGCTCGCTATTCGCCTGGATAATCCGCCCGGCTCGGCGCGGTGGTACCCTGGGGGCGGCATCTACCGCAATGTGTGGCTGACCAAGGTAAACCCCGTGCACGTGGGCCAGTGGGGGACCGTCGTCAAGACCCGCAACGTGAGCAAGGCCGCGGCCACCATCGACTTGCGCGTGTCTGTTGCCAACAAGGCCACTAGCAGCGCCAGCGTGGACGTGGCAACGGAGATTTACGCCCTGAACGCCAATGGCGAAAAAACCGGCCGGTCCTTAGCTAAGCTAGCTCCGACGAAGGCGACGATTCGGGCCCAGTCCGCCGACACCGTTTCTGGTTCGGTTGTTATAACTAACCCCAAGCTCTGGGGACCGCCGCCTACCCAAACGCATAATCGGTACGTGGCCGTGACGACCGTTTCGGCCCAAGGTAAAACGCTCGACACGTACCAGACCACCTTTGGCATTCGCGAAGTGCGGTTTGATCCTGATAAAGGCCTCTTTGTCAATGGGGAGCACATCGTTATCAAAGGCGTCAACCAGCACCACGACCTAGGTGCCTTGGGTGCCGCCTTCAACGTGCGGGCTGCCGAACGCCAGCTGCAACTTCTGCGCGAAATGGGCTGTAATGCCATCCGCATGTCGCACAACCCGCCCGCACCCGAGTTGCTGGAGCTGACCGACCGCCTAGGTTTTCTGGTAATTGATGAGGTGTTTGACTCGTGGGAAACGAAAAAGACGCCGCTCGATTTTCACCTCATCTTCCCCGACTGGCACGAGCAGGACCTGCGGGCCCTAGTGCGCCGCGACCGGAATAGCCCCTCCGTTATCCTCTGGAGCTTTGGCAACGAGGTGGGCGAGCAGTACACGGGCGAGAGAGGCGCCGCCGTAGCGAGGGAACTGCATGCCATCGTGAAAGAGGAAGACCCCACCCGCCCAACCACCGTGGCCATGAACTACGCCAAGCCCGACATGCCGCTGCCAGCCGTAGTAGACGTCATCAGCCTCAACTACCAGGGCGAGGGCATCCGCTACGATGGCGCCTACAAGGGCTTAAAGGGCATAACCACGCCGCCGCTGTTCCCGGAGTTTCACAAGAAATTTCCCGGCAAGATGATTCTGAGCAGCGAGAACGCCTCGGCGCTGAGTAGCCGCGGCGAGTACCTGCTTCCGGTCTTCAACGGCAACAGCGCCCCCGTGCTCGACGGCCAGGGCGGCGACCCGACAACGCACCAGGTAAGCGCCTATGAGCTATATTCCGTCGCGTTTGGGTCGTCGGCCGATAAGGTGTTTGCCACCATGGCGCAGCACCCCTACGTGGCCGGCGGCTTCGTCTGGACGGGCTGGGACTACCTAGGTGAGCCCACGCCCTACTACTCCTCGCGCAGCTCCTATTCCGGCATCATCGACCTGGCCGGGTTCAAGAAAGACCGTTTTTACCTCTACCAAGCCTATTGGCGCCCGGAGGTGCCCATGGCTCACCTGCTGCCGCACTGGAACTGGCCTCAGCGCCTAGGTCAGGTGGTGCCCGTGCACGTCTTCACCTCCGGCGACGAGGCCGAACTGTTCCTGAACGGTAAGTCGCTGGGTCGCAAGAAAAAAGCAGCAGGTGAGTACCGTGTGCGCTGGGACGACGTGGTGTACGCGCCGGGCGAGTTGAAGGTGGTAGCTTACAAGAACGGCAAGCGTTGGGCAGAGGATGTCGTGAAAACTACAGGCGAAGCAGCTAGCCTCAAGCTCACCGCCGACCGTGCGACGATGGATGCCACAGGAACGGGCCTCATCTTCGTAACCGCGCAACTCACCGATAAAAACGGCTTGCCCGTATCGAATGCCAAGAACAAGATCCAATTCTTTATCGAAGGCCCCGGCGAGATTGTCGCCACTGACAACGGGGATGCAGCCAATATAGAGTCGTTTGCTTCGCCGGAACGGGAGGCATTTAATGGCAAGTGTCTCGTTATTGTGCGCGGGAAAAAAGGGCAAGCCGGAACGATCCGGTTGAAAGCGCAGGCTAGCGGGTTGGAAAGCGCGACTATTTCGTTGAAGAGCAAGTAA
- a CDS encoding DUF6882 domain-containing protein — protein sequence MEALDYNAFAGECVEELKVLQNKFREEYNLSWYENWFYNQSTGLFTFSTDDVELNFKYFQVGSFSKKTNTWKWAWDNDNTLDNVKEITNVAKEFGQKNNFNKLTNAYFESDEIEAWEFTAIAAKLTNGIGTYRPVDEHLQIFLVITELVDSETAQSIKARYVECGAHEYRRIAFVCKHLNHSTKVGFEEAFETFGGMELLEDDDFQAWCNKCERVRKKEKGWNDKSMEFAQIKFVCEDCYFEMKELNLGYR from the coding sequence TTGGAAGCTTTAGACTACAATGCTTTTGCTGGGGAATGTGTTGAGGAGTTGAAAGTTTTGCAAAACAAATTCCGAGAAGAGTACAATTTGAGCTGGTATGAGAACTGGTTCTATAATCAATCGACAGGATTATTTACCTTTTCGACTGATGATGTGGAATTAAATTTCAAATATTTCCAAGTGGGAAGTTTCTCAAAGAAGACAAATACTTGGAAGTGGGCGTGGGATAATGATAATACCCTTGATAATGTCAAAGAAATAACTAACGTCGCTAAAGAATTTGGACAAAAAAATAATTTTAACAAGCTCACAAACGCATATTTCGAAAGCGACGAAATTGAAGCATGGGAGTTTACTGCAATTGCAGCTAAATTGACAAATGGTATAGGTACTTATCGGCCTGTTGACGAACACTTGCAGATATTTTTGGTTATAACGGAGTTGGTTGATAGTGAAACTGCGCAAAGTATTAAAGCTAGGTACGTTGAGTGCGGTGCTCACGAATATAGAAGAATAGCCTTCGTCTGTAAGCATCTTAACCACAGTACTAAAGTTGGCTTTGAAGAAGCCTTTGAGACTTTTGGAGGTATGGAGTTATTAGAAGATGACGACTTTCAAGCCTGGTGTAATAAGTGTGAGCGTGTTAGAAAGAAAGAGAAAGGATGGAATGATAAGTCAATGGAATTTGCGCAAATAAAATTTGTTTGCGAAGACTGCTATTTTGAGATGAAAGAGCTTAACCTCGGATATAGATAG
- a CDS encoding CehA/McbA family metallohydrolase, translating into MASKSTLKNHLFTSAFGAGLLLITCGVSNTALGQSSHTSPWAPTIINTPPPVASITNGVWLKGDLHVHSRHSKESSNNPIAKILAFSQSVGMDYLGITDHDNHVEGDVAHNTWADPEFKSNSVLLLYGAEWTTTRGHGNAFSARPYDHQRLYDVRDQRDMVVGAVKKELGIHLSANHPSGKDHFGYSYDMLESLEVWNSVLWSKNANAIMIWDDMLSSGRKLTGRGGSDAHHGTPDAPDKATPNSKQAKANYVGTPTTWVFATARTTQAVVDALTNGRVSVSANPYAPRVEFYADLNQDGKMDLMMGDNVVATGKPVKFRVQLTGKLAPGAAYTVSVVKNGGQLDTLQISGKTAMAEFTDTPATLGRTYYRVMVQGPPTAYPQVPESMALSEKMVGLSNPIYFNFDPNF; encoded by the coding sequence ATGGCATCTAAGAGTACCCTTAAAAACCATCTGTTCACGAGTGCCTTCGGAGCTGGCTTGCTGCTGATTACGTGCGGCGTGAGCAATACGGCCCTAGGGCAATCGAGCCACACTAGTCCGTGGGCGCCGACGATTATTAATACCCCGCCGCCAGTTGCTAGCATCACGAACGGGGTGTGGCTGAAGGGAGATCTGCACGTGCACTCTCGGCATAGCAAAGAGTCCTCGAACAACCCCATTGCGAAGATTCTGGCTTTCTCCCAGTCAGTCGGCATGGATTACCTAGGTATCACCGACCACGACAACCACGTGGAGGGCGACGTGGCGCACAACACCTGGGCCGACCCCGAGTTCAAATCCAACTCAGTATTGCTTCTCTACGGCGCCGAATGGACTACCACGCGCGGCCACGGCAACGCCTTTTCGGCTCGCCCCTACGATCATCAGCGGCTCTACGACGTGCGCGACCAGCGCGACATGGTAGTCGGGGCGGTGAAGAAGGAGCTAGGTATCCATCTGTCGGCCAACCACCCGAGCGGGAAGGACCATTTTGGCTACTCCTACGACATGCTCGAATCGCTGGAAGTGTGGAATTCCGTGCTGTGGTCTAAGAACGCCAATGCCATCATGATCTGGGACGACATGCTTTCCTCAGGCCGTAAGCTGACGGGTAGGGGCGGGAGCGACGCCCACCACGGCACTCCCGATGCGCCCGACAAAGCAACGCCCAATAGCAAGCAGGCAAAAGCCAACTACGTAGGCACGCCCACGACTTGGGTATTCGCCACCGCGCGTACCACGCAGGCCGTCGTGGACGCCCTGACCAACGGGCGAGTTTCGGTTAGCGCCAACCCGTACGCTCCGCGCGTTGAGTTCTACGCCGACCTAAACCAAGATGGCAAAATGGACCTGATGATGGGCGACAATGTCGTTGCCACGGGCAAGCCCGTCAAGTTTCGCGTGCAGCTCACGGGCAAGCTAGCGCCGGGAGCCGCCTATACCGTCAGCGTGGTGAAGAATGGCGGGCAGCTGGATACGTTGCAAATAAGCGGCAAAACGGCCATGGCCGAGTTTACCGATACGCCGGCAACGCTCGGGCGGACGTATTACCGTGTGATGGTGCAGGGGCCGCCTACGGCCTACCCGCAGGTGCCCGAGTCGATGGCGCTGAGCGAAAAGATGGTCGGGCTGTCGAATCCTATTTACTTCAACTTCGACCCTAACTTTTGA
- a CDS encoding DUF1810 domain-containing protein, with the protein MRRFLDAQQADYQTALSEIKNGRKRSHWMWYIFPQIQGLGFSETSKYYAIKDAAEAEEYLAHPVLGSRLVEISSELLKQPGNDAYRIFGSPDDMKLKSSMTLFAALPDTNPVFQQVLDKFYGGAKDSKTLQLLRNQQ; encoded by the coding sequence TTGCGTAGATTCCTCGACGCCCAACAAGCCGATTACCAAACCGCGCTATCCGAAATCAAAAACGGTAGAAAGCGCAGCCATTGGATGTGGTATATCTTCCCGCAGATTCAAGGGCTAGGCTTCAGTGAAACGTCGAAGTACTACGCTATAAAAGACGCAGCCGAAGCAGAGGAATACCTAGCTCATCCGGTGTTGGGGAGCCGGTTGGTGGAGATTTCCAGCGAATTGCTCAAGCAGCCGGGTAATGATGCGTACCGCATATTCGGCAGCCCGGATGATATGAAGCTGAAGTCTTCTATGACGCTGTTTGCGGCTCTGCCTGATACCAATCCGGTGTTTCAACAAGTGCTGGATAAGTTTTACGGCGGCGCGAAAGACAGCAAGACGCTGCAACTATTGAGGAATCAGCAATAG